The Larus michahellis chromosome 18, bLarMic1.1, whole genome shotgun sequence genome contains the following window.
GCTCACAACAAAAGCTTAAGTtacaggaaaggcagagaaagggagggaggacggcgcaggggaaggaggcagccggCAGAAaacccctcacacacacacccgccaCCAGAAAGGAGTGGGATGGGGGCATTGGGCTGCCCCCCCAGTCCGTCCCTTCCTTGCGATGCTGCTTTGGGGAGGGCAGTTCCCCCCCTGCCTCATCCCACTGCCAAAATTTGGGGTGATTGCCCGCAGTTTCTTTCCCTGATGAGGGTCTCTGGTGTGTCCTAGTACCCCCTGCTGTGTCCCAGTCGTCCCCCCCCGGCTGTTCCCAGTGTCCCCCTGGCGTGTCTCAGTGTCCACTGGCATATCCCAGTCCCCCCGCAGTGTGTCCCAGTCACCCCTGGCATATCCCGGTCCTCCCTCAGTATGTCCCAGTCACTCCTCAGTGTGTCCCAgtcccccccgccatgtcccagATCCCCCCGATGTgtcccagccaccccccccagcacgtCCTAGATCCCCCCAGTGTGTCCCAGTCCCCCGCAGCATGTCCTGGATCCCCCCAGTGTGTCCTGCCCACCCCTGGCATGTCCTAGTCCCCCACCTCCATGTCCCCTTGTCGTGTCCCAGATCCCCCTGGTgtgtcccagtccctccccagtgtGTCCTGGCCCCCTGGCTCCCTCCCGCTGCCCTGTGTTGGGGACAGAGGTGCCCTTCCCCATGGCcagggtggggggtgtggggacaggaTGCAGGATGTCCCCAGCCACCCACCTCTGGCTGAtgtggggacatcagggacacccCTGGGTATGCCGTGGCCTTGTGTAGCTGCAGGGTGCTGGCGGGCACCCCACGGGGCAGTGGCACTGCCTGGGTGACACCTGGGCACTGAGGGGTGTCCCCCCCATTCCCGGGGGGGGCAGCCAGGACCCGTGTGGGTGCCAGACGGCCACGGGGGTAATCCTGCCCCGGTGCACCCTAAAGGGgacctggggacagcgggggacccACTGCAGCAtgttggggggggatgtgggtcccggggtggggggagaggagccTCacgggtggggggacacagggggggccAGGGGATGCAgaggggcaggggacacagcgggggcgcaggggatatggggggggcAAGGGACACGGGGGTGCAGGGGATGTGGGGCTCCAGGGCATatgggggagggcaggggacacgggtgggcaAGGGGACATGGacccggggggaggcaggggacatGATGGGGGCGAGGGGACACGAGGGGggccaggggacacaggggggcagaggatatggggggggggcgcaggggacacgggggtgcaGGGGATGTGGGGCTCCAGGGCATatgggggagggcaggggacacgggtgggcaAGGGGACACGGACCCGGAGGGGGGCAGGGGACACGGacgcggggggggacgacacagggGACCCGGGGAGGGACTTTTCCCCGTGGCCCCGTCCCGACCCCACGCCGCAGGGGGAGTTTTCACGGCGCGGAAAAAgttggcggcggggggggcgggctcCCCTCGGGCCGGTgacccccggggacggggacggggggggggcggaccgcgggggggggcgggtccgggggcggcggggggcggggcggccgcgcgGTTTGAATGTGATTGGCTGCGCtgggggggcggggcccggcgggggcggggctcgggggggccCGCTCCGCCCGGCGGGGACGCGGCGCTGCCCCGCACAAAGGCGGCGGGAGCGTCCGGTGAggccgctccgctcccccggcaccccccctcctccgccctggTACCACCCCCCCACAGGCATCACCGCCTCCCGTCCCGGGGCTCAGGGAGCGGGAGCCGCGCCGCCGAGCAGCGGGACCCCCGGGTCCGGGCACCGGGAGCGCCACGTCCGAGCACCGGCAGCCGTCCCGCCGTGCACGGTAAAGCGGGACAGCAGCAGCCGGGTAGCGGGCAGGCACGCTGCGGGCACCGGCACCCCTCCAGGCGGGACCTCAGCGTGTCCAGGCACCGGGAGCCGTCCAGGGAGCACCGGGCACGGAAAATCCACTCACCGGGAACCGTCCGGGCGGGACCTGAGCGTGTCCAGGCACCGGGAACCGTCTAGGGAGCACCGGGCACGGCACATCCACTCACCGGGAACCGTCCAGGGAGCACCGGGCACAGCACATCTGATCACCGGGAACCGTCCAGGCAGGATCTGAGCGTGTCCAGGCACCGGGAGCTGTCTAGGGAGCACAGGGCACGGCAAATCGGATCACTAGGAGCCGTCCAGGGAGCACCGGATCCGGCAGATCCGGTCACCAGGAGCCATCCAGGGAGCACCGGGCACGGAAGGTCTGGTCACCGGGGGCCATCCAGGGAGCACTGGGCACGGTAGATCCTGTCACCGGGAGCCATCCAGGTGGGACCTCAGCGTGTCCAGGCACTGGGAGCCATCCAGGGAGCACTGGGCACAGCAGATCCGGTCACTGGGAGCCATCCAGGGAGCACCGGGTGCGGCAGATCCGGTCACCAGGAGCCATCCAGGGAACACCAGGCACAGCAGAACCGGACAGGAGGACCGTCCGTCCGGCTGGGCACCAGGCACGGTAAATCCGGGCACAGCAGCTCGGGGCACCATGGGCCCCCCCGGcatgctgcctgccctggcctGGCTGCTGGTGGGACTGAGCGTGCCGGCACCATGCCGGAGCCAGCTGCACGGTGAGAAGGGCATCTCCATCCCCGACCACGGCTTCTGCCAACCCATCTCCATCCCGCTCTGCACCGACATCGCCTACAACCAGACCATCATGCCCAACCTGCTGGGTCACACCAACCAGGAGGATGCAGGGTTGGAGGTCCACCAGTTCTACCCCTTGGTGAAGGTCCAGTGTTCGTTGGAGCTCaagttcttcctctgctccatgTACGCGCCGGTCTGCACAGTGCTGGAGCAGGCCATCCCGCCGTGCCGCTCCATCTGCGAGCGGGCGCGCCAGGGCTGCGAAGCCCTCATGAATAAATTCGGTTTCCAATGGCCGGAGCGATTACGGTGCGAGAATTTCCCCCGGCACGGCGCCGAGCAGATCTGCGTGGGGCAGAACCATTCGGAGGATGGCGGTTCGCCGGCGTTGCTCACCAGTGCCACGCCGTTAGCCGGCCAGGGCACCCCGGGCGCCCCTCGTTACGCCACCCTCGACCACCCCTTCCACTGCCCGCGGGCGCTGAAGGTGCCCAGCTACCTCAACTACAAGTTCTTGGGCGAGAAGGACTGTGCGGCGCCCTGCGAGCCCACCCGGCCCGATGGCCACATGTTCTTCAACGAGGATGAGATCCGTTTTGCCCGTATCTGGATCCTCATCTGGTCCGTCTTATGTTGCGCCTCCACCTTCTTCACCGTCACCACCTACCTGGTGGACATGCAGCGTTTCCGCTACCCCGAGCGACCCATCATCTTCCTCTCGGGGTGCTACACCATGGTGTCGGTGGCCTACATTGCCGGCTTCGTGCTGGAGGAGAGGGTGGTCTGCAACGAACGTTTCCAGGAGGACGGCTACCGCACGGTGGTGCAGGGCACCAAGAAGGAAGGTTGCACCATCCTCTTCATGATGCTCTACTTCTTCAGCATGGCCAGCTCGATCTGGTGGGTCATCCTCTCCCTTACCTGGTTCCTGGCCGCCGGCATGAAGTGGGGCCACGAGGCCATCGAGGCCAACTCCCAGTATTTCCACTTGGCCGCCTGGGCCGTGCCGGCCGTCAAGACCATCACCATCCTGGCCATGGGGCAGATCGACGGGGACCTGCTGAGCGGCGTCTGCTTCGTGGGCCTCAACAACATCGACCCTCTCCGGGGCTTCGTGTTGGCCCCGCTCTTCGTCTACCTCTTCATCGGTACCTCCTTCCTTCTGGCCGGCTTTGTCTCCCTCTTCCGCATCCGCACCATCATGAAACATGGAGGGACCAAAACGGAGAAGTTGGAGCGCTTGATGGTTCGTATCGGGGTCTTCAGCGTCCTCTACACCGTCCCGGCCACCATCGTCATCGCTTGTTATTTCTACGAGCAGGCTTTCCGCGAGCACTGGGAGCGCAGCTGGATCAGCCAGAACTGCAAGAGCTTGGCCATCCCCTGCCCGCTCCACTTCACCCCCCGCATGACCCCCGATTTCACCGTCTACATGATCAAGTATCTCATGACTCTCATCGTGGGCATCACCTCCGGCTTTTGGATATGGTCGGGGAAAACCCTGCACTCGTGGAGGAAGTTCTACACGCGACTCACCAACAGCAAGCAGGGCGAGACGACGGTgtgaccccccccacacacaagGCCGGCCGCTGCCCTCCTTtggcttgaattttatttttttgttggggtgggggggggttattatatattttttatttttagatttattaACGTCTAAGGggtgtctctctttctctttgattttttttttttttttttgtaattaaaccTGTAAATAGCATTTGtaaatttaattatatatttctatttaaaacacaaaaaaagaggaaaaaaaaaaaaggagaaaagcgagaggagaaaaaggagaaaaaaggagaaaaaggagagaaaaaagagaaaaaggagaggagaaaagggagagaaaaaaagaaaaaggagagcagaaaaaggagaggagaaagtaaaaaggaaaggaaaaagacaaaaaggaggggaagaaaaagagcaaaaggagaggagaaaaaaggaggggaaaagggagaaaaaaggggaaaaggagggaaaaaaggagaaaaaaagacggggaaaaaaaggaggggaaaaaaggaggaaaaggaagaaaaaaaggagaaaaagggaaaaatccctGCCGAGACGGGCCGAGGATTCTTGCcctcccgctccctgcccgcccctggaaaaagggttgggggggggagaaaaaaaaaaaaacaacaataaaaatcccatttttctccctctctttttggAAACTGCCCaagaaagttgatttttttttttgattttttttttttttttattaatcccCCCTTCTCTCCCAAAAGCTGCTGTGACGGCGCTGTGTCGTCgtcgtgtccgtgtcccccccaccccgggtccctgccgcccccctccccgcttccctgCGGACTTTTCCTCCCAAATTACTTTTTAAACGCTCCTTTGGAAATACAAACCGGTAAAACAAACCGCTAACTTATTCCCGACGGCTTTTTGGGCAcacccccacctccaccccccccccccaaaaaaataatcaagaattaaattgggggggtccccatgggtgctGCCGGGTCCCCTGTTTCCATCGCCCCGTGGGGATGAGCCGGCATCTCCCCCCAGCTGGAACAAAGCgctgtgctggggaaaaaaatagcaatttaacccccaaaataaggattttttgcGTTGTGGGGGGGGGCACACGACGACTGTGCCTCCCCCCCCCAGGAGGAAATAGCTCACATTTTCTATAGGATTAGGGTTTTTTAGCTTCTCCCGAGTTTGCGGAGAGAAGTGGGTCCCGGCTCCGGTTCGGTTTCTTGGGATTTGGGCGATGCTGGCGCCGGGCTGTGGGGAGTTTGAGCCTGGAGAGGGGCTGGCGCCCAGCTCGGGGAGGGGAAGGATGGATTTAATCAGCTGGatttaattgaaattaaaaaaaaaaaaaaaacaacaaaaattaaaaaaaaaaaataaaaaaataaaaaaccccaaactactcTTCCCAAAATGGAGAGGGAGACCTGGAAGCgctgacccccccgccccgggcaccccaaaaccagccctgGGAAGCCTCAGAGCTTCTCCTCTCCGTCGTTTCGAGGGATTTTGGGATCCTCGGAGTGCGAAAGTGGggttgggttgggggggggggggtttgagcCATTTCCCTTTCCCCAGCAAAGCTCCGGGAAGATCCCCAAACCCCCTTAAAAACCCCAATTCTCCCTGGAAGGGAAAAGCGGGAGCCGAAAGGGTTAAGACAGCGCCTCTCCAGcacattttggaaaggaaaaactcTTTGGATCCGGTTTAATTTTCCAGCGATGACTTGGAaggggggagagaagaggggggaaaaatgtatccagggttgggggttttttccccaccaccaccagcgcTCCGTGGTTTGGAGAAGCCGTTTGAGGAACGGGGTGGGCtggctgggacacccccccacccccccccggcaccccccactatcccacacccccccccccggctccacgAAATGGGAATTAAAAATGGGATTGATTTTATCGCCGCTGATGTCTTTGCCTCCCTCCCCGGGGGGAAAAACCCACGCTGGTGGTGACATTGGCAGGAGGGactggggtgtgtggggggggcaccacccctcccaccccccccagacccctcaactccctgcacccatgggtgggcTCCCCCTTTCCATAGGGGGGTCACCGTGGGGGATCCCAGGGCCGGATCCCGGGTGCTTCGCCTCGGGGGGAGCTGCCCCTCGGCTGGTTCCCATTATCCGCAGGGTCCCGCTCCCCAAAAAGCCGATCCCACCCCAAGGCCGCTTTGTTTTCCGGAGGCGAGGCGCGGATGGCCGGGGGACGGGGGGAATGTAAACTCTCCACCCAGGAATGCGGGAGCCGGGAgatgatttgatttttcttcttcttctttttttttttttttttttttttcccaaaggcttCAACGTCCCGGCTTTGGAAAACAGAGCCGGGATATTCGGGAGGCTGCGTCCGGCAGCTGGGATTTGTGGGTGCTTGGCACcccatgggtgctgctgggacccagctggggGGCTCTGtctctcccccccacctcccaccctgaCACCGTGGGGTCCTGCGGTGTCCGGGGAGGTTGGAGCCGGAACTGGAGGAGTtgggccggatcctgccccggcagcagccgtgtggctcagcccagggcttttcccagggctttttttggagggttttgaagggttttggaggtttttggCTGTCGGGACCGTTGGCAGCCTGAGTGGGGAAGGAGTTGGAGGGTGTTGGCAAGCAACGGTCAGTgtgtgtcccctctgtcccctggTCTGTCACCCCGGGGATGGGTCACACTCGGTCAGGCTAACCCCGGGGATGGGACACCCCAAGGATGGGTCTCCCTGGGGATGGGTCACCCCGGGGCCAGCTAACCTTGGTGACGGGTCCAGGTCACCCGAGGGACAGGCCACCCCATGTCCAGCTAACCCCAGGGACGGTCATCCCAGGTCCAGGTTGCCCTAGGGATGGGTCACCCCAGGGAGGGGTCACCCCGGGGACAGGTCACCCCAGGGACAGGTCACCCCAGGTCCAACTAACCCTGTGGACAGGTCACCCCAGGTCCAAGTTGTCCTAGGGATGGGTCACCCTGGGTGTGGGTCACCCCAGAAAGTGGTCACCCTGGGGGTGGTCACCCCAGGTCCAGgttgccctggggatgggtcacCCTGGGGATGGTCACCCCAGGTCTATGTTGCCCTTGGGAGGGGTCACCCCATGTCCAACTAACCTTGGGGACAGGCCACCCCAGGTCCAGCTAACCCTGGGGACAGGTCACCCTGGGGACGGTCACCCCAGAAAGTGGTCGCCCTGGGGGCGGTCACCCCAGGTCCAGGTTGCCCTTGGGAGGGGTCACCCCATGTCCAACTAACCTTGGGGAcaggccaccctggggacaggccACCCCAGGTCCAGCTAACCCTGGGGACAGGTCACCCCGGGGACAGGTCAGCCCAGGGAGTGGTCACCCTGGGGACAGATCACCCCAAGCCCAGgttgccctggggatgggtcacCCCATGTCCAACTAACCCTGGGGACAGGTCACCCCGGGGACAGGTCACCTCAGGAATGGATGACCCCAAGTCCAACTAACCCCAGGGATGGGTCACCTCGTGTCCAAGTAACCCTGGGGACAGGTCACGCCCGGTCTGGGTAACCCAGAGGATGGGTCCCCGCGGGTTCAGCTCAccccagggacaggggacaggggacagggatgtcctCGCTGCACGCGGCTGAGGCCCAGCCCTCCCAGGCTGGTGACCCccatcctcctctctctcttttaagCTGAGCAAAGAGGGAGCAAACGCCGGTGGCGggtcccgccgtgtccccccgcccggCCGTGGTGGGGGTCCTTTGATGTCCCCTAATGAGCCCCGCTCTGTTTTCACAGCTGCCCAACGCGGCAGAAGTCAATTAAAGTgcaaccccctcccctcccgccccggcaaacgcccgccctgcccggccccagaGCACCCACAACTCATCACACCAGTGTGTCCTGGGAGGCTCCCAGGGCCTGCAACCgttggggatggggacgggggggggtccccaggaggagtggcCGTGGCCAGGTCAGCCATGGGGTGATGGCGCTGGGCTCCGTCCCAGCAAGGAGACAGCCCTGGGGGCGAAACcggtgcagggaagggggggtTGGAGGGAGGAACTGGTCTCACTGGGGGAAGGACAGGTCACAGGGTGTCCCCAGCACTGGCTGTCCCAGTGCTCCTGTCCCTCAGGCCACGGTCACTCCTGTCCCCTGGCCACGGGCTGTCCTGTCCCCTGGACCGTGGGCTCTCCTTCCCCCGGCCACAAGGTCTCCTGTCCCCATATCCATGGGCTCTCCTGTCCCCTGGGGACCCTGTCCCCTGGGCAgtcctgtccccatggccctcAGGCTCCCTCGTCCCCTGGGGGACGTCATCCCACCTTTTGCCCCGTGGGGAcccctcccaccagctcccacccagcTAACAATTCCCTCGGGGCGGCGggctccatcccccccccccccaaccccagcccccaccactgtccccactgtgtccCGAGCAGTGACGTGGGGGGGTTGGcagggggaggtgacaggggagcagggaggtgaggagggacAGCTCGTGGTGACACGTCACGCGTCCCCACCGATCATTTCTAACAGCGTGACAGGTCCCAGGCCTGGGTGGGGACATCGCTGGCTTTCCCCGACGGGCGGGCAGTGCCCGCTGGTGGCTCCGTGTGCCTTAACCTCCACGAGGACAAAGCCAGCAGGGACCCgaggccacccatgggtgctgtgggcagAACGGGTCCCCCCCGGCTGTTCccggcccccccatccccgtccccttTGTCCCCTCCCCGAGCGGGATCTCGCCGAGGCCAGCCGAGGCCTGGCCGGACGCCAGCGAGGACAGGCGGCCGCGCCGGCTAAATCGGGCTCCTCGCCGCCCCGCTCTTAAAGGAGACGGAGGAGAGGGAGCGGCCAGAAAGCAGGATGTGccccccctttcttccccccctccccccccggcaaTTAGGGATGTCCCTAACGAGGGTTGGGTTTCCCAAGGCAGATGGAGGATCCTGTCTCCGTCCCGCCGCCTTGTCCTGACGACGTGGGGTGGGTGGATGTGGGACGTGTCGCCAtcccgctgccctgcctgggTGATGTGGGGCCCCGTCTCCGGGCGGGGGTCACGCCTGAGGGGTGTGGGAGTGGAGGACACGGGGCCACCTCTCCAtcccagcatcctcctggagaactTGGGATGAGGAGACGTCATGCCCTGTGTCATTCCCCGCCTCCTTCCTTGAGAACATGGGACACACAGATGTGGTACCCCGTCTCCGTCCCAACATCCCTCCTGGAGGACGGGAGATGGATGGAAGTGGGATGGGTGGGCATGGTACCCCATCTCTATCCCAGCACCCCGCACAGAGAGCATGGGATGGATGGGCAAGGGATGGGTgagcgtgggacccctctccgtCCTGGTGTACCTCCTGGAGAACGTGGGATGGGTGGACACGGcaccccatctccatcccaacATCCCTCCTGGAGAATAGGGGCTGGATGGAAATGGGATGGGTGGGCGTggcaccccatccccatcctggtGTGCCTCTTGGAGAACACGCGATAGATGGACACGGTACCCCACTTCCATCCAACACCCCACCCAGAGAACATGGGATGGATGGACAAGGGATGGGTgagcatgggacccctctccatcCAGGTGTACCTCCTGGAGAACATCCCAGCATCTCAGCATCCCTCCTGGATGATGGGGGATGGATGGAAGTGGGATGGGTGGGCATGGGACCCCATCTCTGTCCTCATGTACTTTCTGGAGGACACGGGATGGATGGACATGGGATGGGTGGGCATGGGACCCCATCTCTGTCCTCATGTACTTTCTGGAGGACACGGGATGGATGCACATGGGATGGGTGGGCATGGTACCCCATCTCTGTCCATCTCCATTCCTCCTGGAGAATGGGGAAGGATGGAAGTGGGATGGGTGGGCACAGGACCCCATCCCCGTCCTGGTGTGCCTCCTGGAGAACATGGGATGGGTGGGCCTGGGACCCCATCCGTGTCCTGTTGTGCCTCCTGGAGAACGTGGGATGGATGGACATGGTTTCCCACCTCCATCCAACACCCTGTCCAGAGAACGTGGGATGGATGGACACGAGATGGGTCGGTATGGTGCCCCGTCTCCATCCCAGTATTCCTCCTGGAGAATGGGGGAAGGATGGAAGTGGGATGGGTGGGCACGggaccccatccccatcctggaGAACATGGGATAGATGGAAGTGGGATGGGTGGGCACGggaccccatccccatccttgaGAACATGGGATAGATGGACATGGGATGGGTGGGCATGggaccccatccccatcctggaGAACATGGGATAGATGGACATGGGATGGGTGGGCATGGGATGGGTGGGCATGGCACCCCATCACTGTCCCTCTCCATTCCTCCTGGAGAATGGATGAAGGATGGAAGTGGGATGGGTGGGCACGGGACCCCATCCTTGTCCTGGTGTGCCTCCTGGAGAACATGGGATGGATGGACATGGTTTCCCACCTCCATCCCAACATCCCTCCTGGAGAACATGGGATGGATAGAATCGGGACGGGTGGGCGTGGGACCCCATCTTCTGTCCTCACGTACCTCCTGGAGAACGTGGGATGGACGGACACGGGATGGGTGGGATGGACGGACACAGGATGGGTGGGCATGGTGCCCAACCTCCATCCCAGTGTTCCTCCTGGAGAATGGGGGAAGGACGGGAACGGGACGGGTGGGCCTGGGACCCCACCCCCGTCCCGGGGAACATGGGATGGGGGGTcatgcccgccccccccccccccgctatccCAGCCCCCCAACTAGAGAGcggttcccccccccagccccccccgggtgctgccccatccccccccccccccgcggggccctgccgtggggctgccccacggccacgcGGTTCCGGCGCAGCtggccgggcccgggggggggggtgtgtgtgtgaggaggcggggaggggggggccggggggaggaatCCGGCCtggcccgggccggggggggcggctccGGAGGCGGCGTCGCCTCTGAATGCGGGGAATGTTTTTGCAGCTGGAGTCGATTAGGGGCGGGCAGCGCccgcggagcggcggggccgggcggggggcgggggggggagcgtgcaagggagggggcggggggggcggggggggcggggggggggggagtgtgtgtgcaagagggggacaagggggggcacaaggggggacaaggggaggggtCGCAAGGGGGGGGAGTGGGTGTGCAAAggggagagagtgtgtgtgtgtgcaaggggggggcAAGGAGGGGTACCAGGGGGTACAAGGGGGGGGAGCGTGTGTGCAAGGGGGGTCAAGGGGGGGGTATCACAAGGGAGAGAGTGTGTGTGCGTGCAagggggggcacaagggggtGTGCAAAGGGGAGAGAGTGTGTAtgggggtgtgcaaggggggggcaAGGAGGGTACCAGGGGGTACaaggggggggcaagggggggtgTCACAAGGGAGAGAGTGTGTGTGCAAAGGGGAGAGAGTGTGTGCGTGCAAGGGGGGGCACGAGGGGGTGTGCAAGGGGtggagtgcgtgtgtgtgtgtgtgtgtgcaagagggggacaagggggggcacaaggggggacaaggggaggggtCGCAAGGGGGGGGAGTGGGTGTGCAAAggggagagagtgtgtgtgtgtgcaaggggggggaaaggagggtaCCGGGGGTACAAGGGGGGGGAGCGTGTGTGCAAGGGGGGTCAAGGGGGGGGGTATCACAAGGGAGAGAGtgtgtgtgcaaggggggggcaaggggggggtgTCACAAGGGGGAGAGTGTGTGTGCAGAggggagagagtgtgtgtgtgcaagggggGCACAAAGgggtgtgcaagagggggagtgcgtgtgcaaggggggggcaagggggtcacaaggggggacaaggggaggggtCGCAaggggggggcacaagggggtGTGCAAAggggagagtgtgtgtgtgcaagggggTGTGCAAGAGGGGGGCCCAGGGGGGTGCAAGGGAGGGA
Protein-coding sequences here:
- the FZD2 gene encoding frizzled-2, encoding MGPPGMLPALAWLLVGLSVPAPCRSQLHGEKGISIPDHGFCQPISIPLCTDIAYNQTIMPNLLGHTNQEDAGLEVHQFYPLVKVQCSLELKFFLCSMYAPVCTVLEQAIPPCRSICERARQGCEALMNKFGFQWPERLRCENFPRHGAEQICVGQNHSEDGGSPALLTSATPLAGQGTPGAPRYATLDHPFHCPRALKVPSYLNYKFLGEKDCAAPCEPTRPDGHMFFNEDEIRFARIWILIWSVLCCASTFFTVTTYLVDMQRFRYPERPIIFLSGCYTMVSVAYIAGFVLEERVVCNERFQEDGYRTVVQGTKKEGCTILFMMLYFFSMASSIWWVILSLTWFLAAGMKWGHEAIEANSQYFHLAAWAVPAVKTITILAMGQIDGDLLSGVCFVGLNNIDPLRGFVLAPLFVYLFIGTSFLLAGFVSLFRIRTIMKHGGTKTEKLERLMVRIGVFSVLYTVPATIVIACYFYEQAFREHWERSWISQNCKSLAIPCPLHFTPRMTPDFTVYMIKYLMTLIVGITSGFWIWSGKTLHSWRKFYTRLTNSKQGETTV